CGGCAAGACCACTCTGGTCAGCCTGGCCGCCCGGTTCTATGATGCCACGGAGGGCACTGTGCTGGTGGACGGGGTGGACGTTCGGGACTACACCTTCGACGCCCTGTATGACCGCATCGGCTATGTAACTCAGAAGGCCATCCTGTTCTCCGGAGACGTCCGCGGCAACGTGCTGTTCGGCGCCAGCCGGGGCAAGGATTCCGATGCGGACGTTCAAAAGGCTCTGGAGCTGGCCCAGGCCAGCGAGTTTGTGGACAGGATGCCCGGAGGCATCCATGCCCCCATCGCCGAGGGAGGCACCAACGTATCCGGCGGCCAGAAGCAGCGGCTCTCCATCGCACGGGCCCTGGCGAGGCGCCCGGAGATCCTGGTGTTCGACGACTCCTTCTCCGCCCTGGACTACCGGACGGATACCAGGCTCCGTGCCGGCCTGGACCGGGAGCTGAAGGATACCACTCGACTGATCGTGGCTCAACGGATCGGCACCATCCGGAACGCGGACAAGATCATCGTTCTGGACGAGGGGAGGATGGTGGGGATGGGTACCCACGAGGAACTGATGCAAACCTGCCCGATCTACCAGGAGATCGCCCGGTCCCAGCTCTCCCAGGAAGAGCTGGGGGCTTAAGGAGGAAACCAAGATGCCAAAGATGATGCAGAACAGAATGTGCGCGCCGGGAAAGAGCAGGCGCGGCATCGGCGGTGTGCTCAGAGAACTGTTCACCTATTCCAACAAATTGAAAGCGCCCTCTGTTGCGGCCTTTTGCTTCGCCGTGGCCGGCGCAGTGCTGACCATCATCGGCCCCAGCCTGCTCAGTCGGATCACGGACCTCATCTCCGACGCCCTGGACGGGGAGATCGATCTGGCCGCCATCGGCCGCACCGGCGTAATCCTGCTGGTGATCTACGGCTTCAGTGCCGTCTTTACCTATGTGGAGCACTTCATCATGGCTACGGTCACCCTGGAGCTGTCCCGGGATATGCGGCAGGACCTGTCCCGAAAAATCAACCGGGTGCCCATGAGCTACTTCAGCAAGGTGTCTTATGGTGACATCCTCAGCCGCATCACCAACGACGTAAGTACTCTGCAGCAGGCCCTGGCCAACAGCCTGCCCTCCATGATCAGCGCAGTGGCCCAATTCCTCGGCTGTCTGGTGATGATGTTTGGCACTGAGTGGCGTATGGCGCTGGCAGCCATTGCCGTCACGGCACTGGGCTTCCTCATCATGGCTGCGGTGATGCTCCGGTCCCAGAAGTACTTCACCGCCCGGCAGGAGAACCTGAGCACCCTGAACGGCTATATTGAGGAGATGTACTCCGGCCACGACGTGGTGCGCCTCTCCCGGGCCAACGAGCAGGTAAAAGAGACCTTCGGCGGGATGAATGCCGTTCTGTACGACGCAGAGTGGCGCAGCCAGTTCCTCTCCGGCATCATGCAGCCCCTGATGACTATCATCGGCAACCTGGGCTATGTGGCGGTCTGCGTCCTGGGTTCCGCCCTGGCCATGAGCGGAGAGATCTCCTTCGGCGTCATTGTTGCGTTCATCCTCTATGTGCGGCTGTTCACCTCTCCCCTGAGCACCCTGGCCCAGGGCATGACCCAGATGCAGACGGCGGCAGCCGCCGGCGACCACGTCTTCGACTTTCTCCACGAGAAAGAGCTGCCCGATGAGACCGGCAAGCGCCGCGAACTCTCTCCTGTGCAGGGCGAAGTCGAATTTGAACACGTCCGATTCAGCTATCCGAATCATCCGGATAAGATCATCATCAAGGACTTCTCTGCCCATATTCAGCCGGGGCAGAAGGTGGCTATTGTGGGTCCCACCGGAGCGGGCAAGACCACGATGGTCAATCTGCTGATGCGCTTCTTTGAGATCAACAGCGGAAACATCAAAATCGACGGCGTGCCCACCTCTGAAATGACCCGGGAGGGCGTCCACGACCTGTTCAGCATGGTACTCCAGGACACCTGGCTGTTTGAGGGGACTGTCCGGGAAAATCTGGTCTACAACAAGACCGGGGTCACGGACCAGCAGCTGGAGGAGGCCTGCCGGGCCTGCGGCATCTATCACTTCATCGAAACCCTGCCCCACGGCTTTGATACCGTGCTGGATGACAGCATTGCCATTTCCTCCGGGCAGAAGCAGCTGCTCACCATCGCCCGGGCCATGATTCAGGGCAATCCCATGCTGATTCTGGACGAGGCCACCTCCTCGGTGGATACCCGCACAGAGCTCATCACCCAGCAGGCCATGGACCGGCTGACGGAGCACCGCACCAGCTTTGTCATCGCCCACCGGCTGTCCACCATCAAAAACGCCGACCTGATTCTGGTGCTGAAGGACGGCGATATCATCGAGCAAGGCACGCACAAGGAACTCCTGGCCAAAGGCGGCTTCTACGCTGACCTGTACAACAGCCAGTTTGAAAAGGCCTCGTGATCCCAGGAAGAGGGGGGCGGCTGCGATTTGGACAGTATGGAAAATCAGACTCCGCCGTGCTGAAGCGAAAAGAACAGCTCCCGCTTTTCAAGCCATTCCTTTGAAAAGCGGGAGCTGTTTCCCTTTCCGGAGAGCCTGGTTTGCTTTGGAGGCAGGGCTCCTTCCACCCGGGCCCCCAATGATCGGCATTGCAGCAGGAGCCCCCGTCCATCCCTCCCAGGATTTGTCAAATCCGTTCCAGCTTCGCCCGGAAGGATATCTTTCGGGGCGTCTCCATCTCATCGAACTGTACCACATGAGCACCCTTGTCCATGTCCACATCCAGCACCGTACCGGAGCCGAACAGAATATGCTTCACCCGCTGCCCCACGGAGAATGCCATGTTCCCGTCGGTCTCCGGCAGATAGGTCTGGCTGTGGCCGATATAGTCCCGGGCCGCCCGGATCAAGCCCTCCTCCGGCGGCCGGGTGAAGGCCAGGAGATTGCGGTCGATGTCCAGAAGAAAGCGGGAGGGATACCGGGGGGTGCCGTCGAAGTTCCGTCCGTCTGCCTCGGAGATGTACAGTCCCTTCTCCGCCCGTGTCAGCGCCACAAACGCCAGCCGCCGCTCCTCCTCCATGGCCTGCTGCGTCCGCACCTTCCGGGAGGGGAAGATCCCCTCATTCATGCCGCAGAGGAACACATAGGGAAATTCCAGGCCCTTGGCGGCGTGAACGGTCATCAGCCTCACCTTGTCTCCCTGCTCCGCCGTGTCGGCATTGGTGAACAGAGCCACATGGGCCAGATAGTGCTCCAGGGTGACCTCCTCCCCGCAGGTGGTCTCGTACTCATATACCGACTGCTTCAGCTCCGCCAGATTGTCCAGCCGTTCCTGGCTGCCCTCGGTGCGGAGCATCTTCTCGTAGCCGCTCTCATTGAGGAGGGCCGAAAGCACCTCGGACACCGGTCTCCCCCATATCCGGCGGCAAAGGACTCTATCAGGCCGACAAACCTTCCGGCGCCTGTTCCTTTGAAAAGTGGGTCCTCCAGATTGTCCTGCAGCGCCTGATACAGGGAGCGGCCCTGCCTCTCTGCGTACTCCTGCAAAAATGCCATCCGCCGCTTCCCAAGATTCCGCTTGGGGACGTTGACGATCCGCCGGAAGGAAAGGTCGTCCTTGTAGGCAATCATCCGCAAGTACGAGAGGGCGTCCTTGATTTCCATACGGTCAAAGAACTGGACGCCGCTGTAAATCGTATAGGGGATCTTCTCTCCCAGCAGGACTTCCTCCACCGCCCGGGTCACATAGTGGGCCCGGTAGAGCACCGTCATGTCCCGGTATGGCGTGCCCGCCTCGTGAAGCTCCTTCATCTCCCCCGCTATCCATTCGGCCTCCGCCTCCTGGGTCTGCGCGAAGTGGCAGATGACCGGACTGCCGGAGGGCAGCGTGGGCTGCAATTCCTTTTTGATACGAGTCCGGTTCTTGTCGATCAGGGAATTCGCGGCAGAGAGAATCTCCGGCGCAGAGCGGTAGTTCTCCATCATTAGAATCGTTTTTGTCCCCGGAAACTTCTTGTCAAAGTCCAGCAGGTACTTCACGTCGGCGCCCCGCCAGGTGTAGATGGTCTGGTCCGGGTCTCCCACGATGAAGAGGTTCTTGTGGTAACCACACAGAACCTCCATCAGCTCGTACTGAAGCTGGTCGATATCCTGGAACTCGTCGATCATGATGTACTCCAGCCGCTGCTGCCACTTGAGCCGAATGTCAGGATGCTGCTGGAAAATATACAGGGAGAACTTGATCAGGTCGTTATAATCCAGTCCGAAACACTTCTTCTCCTGATACAGATAGCCGTAGAAAATGATGTCTGCCGGGGTGTCCGCCTGGTCATACTTCTCCTTCAGCGTGTCCAGAGGCATGGCGATCATATCCAGATAGTAGTCCGGACGCTTGAACAGCTTCTGCATCTCGACCATGTCCCGGGCTGCGGAGAAGGTCATATCCCGCAGCGTCAATCCCCGCTCCTCGTAGATGATTTGGAGCATAGCGTCGATGTCCGCGTTGTCCAGCACCAGAAAGCTTTTGGGATACTGGACGGCGTAGCTGTCCTCCTGGAGCACGGAGACGCAGAAACCGTGGAAGGTGTTGATATAGCCCGTGTCATTGTCGCCGGTGAGGATGTGGATGCGCTGGCGCATCTCATTTGCGGATTTGTTGGTGAAGGTGACGCAGAGGATATTTCCCGGCAGGATGCCCAGCTCGTTCACCAGAAAGGCAAAACGATGGGAGAGCGCCCTTGTCTTGCCGGAGCCGGCTCCGGCAATGACACGGACAAATCCTTCGGTTTCGGTCACAGCCTGGCGCTGGGCAGCGTTGAGGCCGGAGAGCAAATCGGTCATCGTGGCGTCCTCCCTGTCGAACATCTGTTTCTTCCATTATATCAGAACCCGCAGATGTTCTCAACCTCTTCTGAAAAATCCATCAGATCTCCTATGGCTGAGGATTGGCATACGAAGAACAGGGAAGAAGGATGCAGACATTCAAATTAACCGCAGGTATAGGGAATCCTTGTGCCGCAAATCACACTTATTTCAGGCCAAGTTCACAAATCATATCTTCTGCCTTAGAAAATTCTTTTTTGGACCATATTTCAGTGGCATAACAGGAATTTGACCTCTATCATTTCAATGTTTTGTACTTTGCCGGTAGCATAGGTGCTTAATACAAGAAAGTATGAACCCCTTGCAATGCAAGGGGTTCATACTTAAAATAACCCTGCCTGACCCAAAA
This DNA window, taken from Dysosmobacter welbionis, encodes the following:
- a CDS encoding ABC transporter ATP-binding protein; this encodes MVSLAARFYDATEGTVLVDGVDVRDYTFDALYDRIGYVTQKAILFSGDVRGNVLFGASRGKDSDADVQKALELAQASEFVDRMPGGIHAPIAEGGTNVSGGQKQRLSIARALARRPEILVFDDSFSALDYRTDTRLRAGLDRELKDTTRLIVAQRIGTIRNADKIIVLDEGRMVGMGTHEELMQTCPIYQEIARSQLSQEELGA
- a CDS encoding ABC transporter ATP-binding protein; the encoded protein is MPKMMQNRMCAPGKSRRGIGGVLRELFTYSNKLKAPSVAAFCFAVAGAVLTIIGPSLLSRITDLISDALDGEIDLAAIGRTGVILLVIYGFSAVFTYVEHFIMATVTLELSRDMRQDLSRKINRVPMSYFSKVSYGDILSRITNDVSTLQQALANSLPSMISAVAQFLGCLVMMFGTEWRMALAAIAVTALGFLIMAAVMLRSQKYFTARQENLSTLNGYIEEMYSGHDVVRLSRANEQVKETFGGMNAVLYDAEWRSQFLSGIMQPLMTIIGNLGYVAVCVLGSALAMSGEISFGVIVAFILYVRLFTSPLSTLAQGMTQMQTAAAAGDHVFDFLHEKELPDETGKRRELSPVQGEVEFEHVRFSYPNHPDKIIIKDFSAHIQPGQKVAIVGPTGAGKTTMVNLLMRFFEINSGNIKIDGVPTSEMTREGVHDLFSMVLQDTWLFEGTVRENLVYNKTGVTDQQLEEACRACGIYHFIETLPHGFDTVLDDSIAISSGQKQLLTIARAMIQGNPMLILDEATSSVDTRTELITQQAMDRLTEHRTSFVIAHRLSTIKNADLILVLKDGDIIEQGTHKELLAKGGFYADLYNSQFEKAS
- a CDS encoding 3'-5' exonuclease, with the protein product MLRTEGSQERLDNLAELKQSVYEYETTCGEEVTLEHYLAHVALFTNADTAEQGDKVRLMTVHAAKGLEFPYVFLCGMNEGIFPSRKVRTQQAMEEERRLAFVALTRAEKGLYISEADGRNFDGTPRYPSRFLLDIDRNLLAFTRPPEEGLIRAARDYIGHSQTYLPETDGNMAFSVGQRVKHILFGSGTVLDVDMDKGAHVVQFDEMETPRKISFRAKLERI
- a CDS encoding ATP-dependent helicase, translating into MTDLLSGLNAAQRQAVTETEGFVRVIAGAGSGKTRALSHRFAFLVNELGILPGNILCVTFTNKSANEMRQRIHILTGDNDTGYINTFHGFCVSVLQEDSYAVQYPKSFLVLDNADIDAMLQIIYEERGLTLRDMTFSAARDMVEMQKLFKRPDYYLDMIAMPLDTLKEKYDQADTPADIIFYGYLYQEKKCFGLDYNDLIKFSLYIFQQHPDIRLKWQQRLEYIMIDEFQDIDQLQYELMEVLCGYHKNLFIVGDPDQTIYTWRGADVKYLLDFDKKFPGTKTILMMENYRSAPEILSAANSLIDKNRTRIKKELQPTLPSGSPVICHFAQTQEAEAEWIAGEMKELHEAGTPYRDMTVLYRAHYVTRAVEEVLLGEKIPYTIYSGVQFFDRMEIKDALSYLRMIAYKDDLSFRRIVNVPKRNLGKRRMAFLQEYAERQGRSLYQALQDNLEDPLFKGTGAGRFVGLIESFAAGYGGDRCPRCFRPSSMRAATRRCSAPRAARNGWTIWRS